From the Glandiceps talaboti chromosome 10, keGlaTala1.1, whole genome shotgun sequence genome, one window contains:
- the LOC144441282 gene encoding tripartite motif-containing protein 2-like, protein MATTLTPPDKILDNIEDDFLSCPICLEQYKSPKTLPCLHTFCEHCLVTLVKKKKGVLTCPTCSKPCPLPNGVSGLKASFFINSLMGMLERRPSEVSKHTICEGCDENTASHRCVDCRLDFCSSCTKPHNRVSATKAHKVITLEEFKQSSLSNRPLHRNVFCSKHPENVVKFFCDTCQESVCVECTVIDHRAPEHKHRSLQEVAGEYTEQLKQMMAKLKRKGKETNLRTQEVKQGKEELKQRCLEEKRKVRMKTIESIRKAQEEEKRLIGELDEQYDVRVKEVDIQLDDLEMSRGHITDALSCVETLMEHGSPAQLVSTKEETMRHIMKLIGVETQSLKPEVPVKPRGIYSDNSPEMSQMQKSHDVCVSKCIVDNVPSQVVKGDSVNLVITTKDSQGRNVVPYQSVTAKIMTAGGSPKDASVTDNKNGTHTVTFTGQDIGKCQVSVEVGTQPLPESPVSFPIVGKLLQTLGAVGNGKVQFKSLRKTVINRSGDFISADEGNNRVQIINRDGKHKSDVMFSKYAKPFKPKDVAVSADDKVFTTDTGNNQVVVTQKSGKVVRGFDFKEVKNPRCVAVSPLDSSVYVTDWDGEGGKTDKNGHHVVKYTQDGKFVKSFGKHGKGDGEFQGPNFIAVSSQGNAFVSDFNNHRVQVYNENCEFMFSIGQYGNEEGQMKCPTGVDVDPKGNVYVCEQRNNRVQKFDDKGSYICRVDRYEDELNCPQGLTVVSKGDSCNLVVADWGNSCIKIFAV, encoded by the coding sequence ATGGCCACTACCCTTACACCACCGGACAAAATCCTGGACAACATAGAGGACGATTTTCTGTCTTGTCCTATCTGCCTGGAGCAGTACAAGAGTCCCAAGACTCTACCCTGTCTTCATACATTCTGTGAACATTGTCTGGTTACACTGGTTAAAAAGAAGAAAGGGGTGTTAACCTGTCCGACCTGTTCTAAACCTTGTCCTCTACCGAATGGAGTGTCTGGCTTGAAAGCAAGCTTCTTTATCAACTCTCTGATGGGCATGTTAGAACGACGACCTAGTGAAGTCTCTAAACATACGATATGTGAAGGTTGTGACGAAAATACAGCATCGCACAGGTGTGTAGATTGTAGGTTGGATTTCTGCTCCTCCTGTACCAAGCCTCACAATAGAGTATCCGCCACAAAAGCCCACAAGGTCATAACCCTAGAAGAATTCAAGCAATCTTCATTATCAAATCGTCCTTTACATAGAAATGTGTTCTGTAGCAAACATcctgaaaatgttgtcaaattctTCTGCGATACCTGTCAGGAATCTGTCTGTGTAGAATGTACTGTGATCGACCATCGAGCCCCTGAACATAAACACAGATCTCTTCAAGAGGTAGCTGGTGAGTATACAGAGCAACTAAAACAAATGATGGCAAAATTGAAACGTAAAGGTAAAGAAACCAACCTTCGTACACAAGAGGTCAAACAAGGCAAAGAGGAATTGAAGCAGCGATGTCTGGAAGAAAAGAGGAAGGTGAGAATGAAAACAATAGAGAGTATCAGAAAAGCACAGGAAGAAGAGAAGAGATTGATTGGTGAGTTGGATGAACAGTATGACGTCAGAGTAAAGGAAGTAGACATCCAATTAGATGATTTGGAAATGAGTCGTGGACACATTACTGATGCTTTAAGTTGTGTAGAAACACTCATGGAACACGGGAGTCCAGCCCAGCTGGTGTCCACCAAGGAAGAAACTATGCGCCATATCATGAAGTTGATTGGCGTGGAAACCCAGTCACTGAAACCTGAGGTACCGGTAAAGCCTCGAGGAATCTATTCAGATAATTCTCCAGAAATGTCTCAAATGCAGAAGTCACATGATGTATGTGTATCGAAGTGTATAGTCGATAACGTGCCCAGTCAAGTTGTCAAAGGTGACTCGGTTAATCTGGTGATCACAACCAAAGACAGCCAGGGAAGAAATGTAGTTCCTTATCAGAGTGTAACAGCCAAAATAATGACAGCGGGTGGTTCACCGAAAGATGCCAGTGTCACAGATAACAAGAACGGTACACACACAGTGACTTTTACAGGACAAGATATCGGTAAATGTCAAGTCAGTGTTGAAGTTGGAACGCAACCCTTACCTGAATCACCAGTCAGCTTTCCCATTGTCGGAAAACTGTTGCAGACATTAGGTGCTGTGGGGAATGGCAAAGTACAATTCAAGTCCCTCCGCAAAACAGTTATAAACAGATCCGGAGATTTTATCTCAGCTGATGAAGGTAACAACAGAGTCCAGATAATAAACCGAGATGGAAAGCACAAGTCAGACGTCATGTTCAGCAAGTATGCTAAGCCTTTCAAACCAAAAGATGTAGCCGTATCAGCTGATGACAAAGTCTTTACTACTGACACTGGTAATAACCAAGTAGTTGTAACACAGAAAAGTGGAAAAGTAGTGAGGGGCTTTGATTTCAAAGAAGTGAAAAATCCCCGCTGTGTTGCTGTTAGTCCTCTGGACAGTAGTGTCTACGTGACCGACTGGGATGGCGAAGGTGGTAAAACAGATAAAAATGGTCACCATGTTGTAAAATACACACAGGATGGCAAGTTCGTCAAATCCTTCGGGAAACATGGAAAGGGAGACGGCGAATTCCAGGGTCCTAATTTCATTGCAGTCAGCAGTCAAGGAAATGCATTCGTATCAGATTTCAACAATCATCGTGTCCAGGTTTACAACGAAAATTGCGAATTTATGTTCTCGATCGGGCAATATGGTAATGAAGAGGGTCAGATGAAATGCCCGACAGGTGTAGATGTTGACCCTAAAGGCAACGTGTATGTTTGTGAACAGAGGAATAACCGTGTACAGAAATTTGATGACAAAGGTAGCTACATCTGTCGCGTTGACAGATATGAAGATGAGTTGAATTGTCCTCAAGGCCTAACTGTAGTATCCAAAGGGGATTCATGTAACCTTGTTGTTGCCGACTGGGGGAATAGTTGCATTAAAATATTTGCAGTGTAA
- the LOC144441283 gene encoding ferric-chelate reductase 1-like: MAGLVHIVFLTAVVAVGLTQDQPLVTSEGCGETKGCFKEPSDCEASSSESTCDILITWEAAANSDESTIFGITGKVASGEEYVAMGLSNDQRMRDADVWSCLQLDTLDVVLDHSYNNVYANIQGDTAGSSDFTYVTTDGVIQCTFTRLNKMEGSEDRFFDLYANEYYLLIARGPRDDSGSPKLAKHINSPLISDDTVNFTAVSSAGGGSASQAAQKAHGSLMIFGWIGCASVAIVMARYFKPMWPNSTLLGQKVWFTIHRTLMVINLLCFCAAFIVIFVYVEGWLVYESPSDLRFIHAVIGCIVVALGITNPILALFRPHPGTRKYNTFRKDLDK; the protein is encoded by the exons ATGGCGGGATTAGTTCATATTGTATTTCTTACAGCAGTGGTTGCCGTGGGTCTCACTCAG GATCAACCATTGGTCACAAGTGAAGGTTGCGGTGAAACAAAGGGATGTTTTAAAGAACCATCAGACTGCGAGGCTTCGAGTTCTGAGTCAACATGTGATATACTGATCACCTGGGAAGCTGCTGCAAATAGTGACGAAAGCACTATTTTTGGAATCACAGGGAAAGTCGCTAGTGGCGAAGAATATGTTGCCATGGGGCTTTCGAATGACCAAAGAATG CGCGATGCCGATGTATGGTCATGTCTTCAGCTGGATACCTTAGACGTTGTCTTAGATCATTCATATAACAATGTTTATGCCAATATCCAAGGAGACACA GCAGGTTCTAGTGACTTTACCTACGTCACAACGGACGGTGTAATCCAATGTACGTTTACTCGTTTGAATAAAATGGAGGGCTCTGAGGATAGATTCTTCGATCTCTACGCCAATGAATATTATCTATTAATAGCAAGAGGCCCGCGGGACGACAGCGGTTCAC CTAAGTTAGCAAAACACATCAACTCTCCACTGATATCAGATGACACCGTCAATTTTACTGCCGTGTCTTCTGCTGGTGGTGGAAGCGCTTCGCAGGCTGCACAAAAGGCACATG GGTCTCTTATGATATTCGGTTGGATTGGTTGTGCCAGTGTTGCCATAGTGATGGCACGCTATTTTAAACCAATGTGGCCAAATTCTACGCTACTTGGTCAAAAAGTATGGTTTACG attCATCGTACATTGATGGTTATTAACTTACTATGTTTCTGTGCAGCCTTCATCGTCATATTTGTGTACGTAGAAGGATGGCTTGTCTATGAGAGCCCTAGTGAC CTACGATTTATACACGCCGTCATAGGATGCATCGTAGTAGCTTTGGGTATTACGAATCCGATTTTGGCATTATTCAGACCACATCCGGGCACTCGGAA GTACAATACATTTAGGAAGGACCTCGACAAATAA